From Mycobacterium lacus, one genomic window encodes:
- the lipY gene encoding triacylglycerol lipase LipY — MSFSVWPPEVNSLLLRDGPGSGPLLQAAAAWDGIGSELSSAAKAFGSITSDLAGLAWQGPASVSMTTVAARYVHWLGGAAAQAEQSAAQARAAAIAYEAALATIVDPGLIAANRGQLVSLAISNLFGQNAPAIAAAEAAYEQMWAQDVAVMSGYHASASATVARLASWAQPLEILPGLPGELASALDNGFALIQQEIQQTTTALATGFTQASNTLLTGIFGSPANPPFAATQTGTFTGTPSLATRFEEAALWPVKPLLSLSGLETQLAVPGNPLLTLIASDVPPLSWFIGNSPPPLLNLLLGETVQYTTSNGMSVVQITPAHPTGEYVVAIHGGGFVLPPSFLHWINYSVMAYQTGATVQVPIYPLVQEGGTAGIVVPQMAGLISTQITQHGASNVSVIGDSAGGNLALAAVQYMVGQGDPVPASMVLLSPWLDVGMTNPNIAFVQDPLLPLGPAQQIGRAWAGNLAVNDPRVSPLYGSLNGLPPTYVYSGNLDILAPDVFILQQNAAALGAPISFVLANGQIHDWILLTLDGLHYLPQINQELGIAA, encoded by the coding sequence ATGAGCTTTTCGGTGTGGCCACCCGAGGTCAATTCGCTGCTGCTGCGTGACGGACCGGGTTCCGGGCCGCTGCTTCAGGCGGCGGCGGCCTGGGACGGGATCGGCAGTGAGTTGAGCTCGGCGGCGAAGGCGTTTGGCTCGATAACCTCGGATCTGGCGGGCCTGGCCTGGCAAGGCCCGGCGTCGGTGTCCATGACGACCGTTGCCGCCCGGTATGTGCACTGGCTGGGAGGGGCGGCCGCTCAAGCCGAGCAGTCAGCGGCCCAAGCGCGGGCGGCCGCGATCGCCTATGAGGCGGCGCTGGCGACGATCGTGGACCCCGGACTGATCGCCGCCAATCGCGGCCAGCTGGTGTCGCTGGCGATCTCCAACCTGTTCGGCCAAAACGCCCCGGCGATCGCGGCCGCCGAGGCTGCGTATGAGCAGATGTGGGCTCAGGATGTCGCCGTCATGAGTGGCTATCACGCCAGCGCGTCGGCGACGGTCGCGCGGCTGGCCTCGTGGGCGCAACCGCTGGAAATTCTGCCTGGACTGCCCGGCGAACTCGCCAGCGCTCTCGACAACGGTTTCGCCCTCATTCAGCAGGAAATTCAGCAGACCACCACGGCGCTGGCCACCGGATTCACTCAGGCGTCCAACACGCTCCTCACCGGAATCTTCGGATCGCCCGCTAATCCGCCCTTCGCGGCAACGCAAACAGGGACCTTCACCGGCACACCGTCATTGGCGACCAGATTTGAAGAAGCTGCGCTGTGGCCGGTGAAACCCCTCCTGAGCTTGTCCGGACTCGAAACTCAACTTGCGGTGCCGGGTAACCCGCTATTGACGCTGATTGCCAGCGACGTCCCACCACTATCGTGGTTTATCGGCAACTCTCCGCCACCGTTGTTGAATTTGCTGCTGGGAGAAACGGTCCAGTACACCACATCCAACGGGATGAGCGTCGTGCAAATCACGCCGGCTCATCCAACCGGCGAATACGTCGTTGCCATTCACGGTGGCGGGTTTGTCCTTCCACCCTCATTCCTGCACTGGATCAATTACTCGGTGATGGCCTACCAGACCGGCGCAACCGTTCAAGTGCCGATTTACCCGTTGGTGCAGGAAGGAGGCACCGCCGGCATTGTGGTACCCCAAATGGCGGGTCTTATCTCCACGCAAATCACTCAACACGGGGCCTCCAACGTCAGCGTGATCGGCGACTCCGCGGGCGGCAACCTCGCACTGGCGGCCGTCCAATACATGGTGGGCCAGGGTGACCCCGTGCCGGCGTCAATGGTTCTGCTGTCCCCGTGGCTGGACGTCGGGATGACCAATCCGAATATTGCGTTCGTCCAAGACCCCCTGCTCCCGCTTGGGCCTGCGCAACAGATCGGCAGGGCGTGGGCAGGCAATCTTGCTGTGAATGACCCCCGGGTGAGTCCGCTGTACGGGTCACTGAACGGACTCCCGCCGACGTATGTGTATTCGGGCAACCTGGACATCCTCGCTCCCGACGTGTTTATCCTGCAGCAAAATGCCGCAGCGCTAGGCGCGCCGATCAGCTTCGTACTGGCCAACGGGCAAATTCACGACTGGATTCTGCTCACCTTGGACGGTTTGCACTACCTCCCGCAGATCAACCAGGAACTCGGTATCGCGGCCTGA
- a CDS encoding acyl-CoA dehydrogenase family protein — MDQSDTEIENHAEKIALSAREMSAEIDRDRRLPDELVVRLRETGLLRATMPQEVQALELAPGPALRCAEAMARGDASAGWCVSIAITSALLVAYLPASGRDEMFGGGRSVAAGVWAPRGTARSVDGGVVVSGRWPFCSGINHADMMFAGCFVDDKRVPSVVALPKDDLQILDTWHTLGLCGTGSHDCVADEVFVPTDRVFSVFDGPTIDRPLYRFPVFGFFALSIGAAALGNARAAIDDLVELAGGKRGLGATRTLAQRPATQAAVATAESALGAARALYYEAIDDAWQASHQPDAVPVAMRSRLRLAATHAVRTSADVVRIMYDLAGGSAIYDGAPLQRRFRDAFTATAHFQVNEASRELPGRVLLDQPADVSML, encoded by the coding sequence ATGGATCAGAGCGACACCGAGATCGAGAACCACGCCGAGAAAATCGCGCTGTCGGCCCGGGAAATGTCCGCGGAGATCGACCGCGACCGCCGACTTCCGGACGAGCTGGTGGTCCGGCTGCGCGAGACCGGGCTGCTGCGCGCCACCATGCCGCAGGAGGTGCAGGCGCTGGAGCTGGCGCCCGGGCCGGCGCTGCGGTGCGCCGAAGCGATGGCGCGTGGTGACGCCTCGGCGGGATGGTGTGTGTCCATCGCTATTACCAGCGCCCTCCTGGTCGCCTACTTGCCGGCGTCCGGCCGCGACGAGATGTTCGGCGGCGGACGGAGTGTCGCGGCGGGGGTGTGGGCGCCGCGCGGTACGGCGCGGTCGGTCGACGGCGGTGTTGTGGTGTCCGGGCGCTGGCCCTTCTGTAGCGGCATCAACCACGCGGACATGATGTTCGCCGGCTGCTTCGTCGACGACAAGCGGGTGCCCTCCGTCGTCGCGCTGCCCAAGGATGACCTGCAGATCCTCGACACGTGGCACACGCTGGGCTTGTGCGGCACCGGCAGCCACGACTGTGTTGCCGACGAGGTCTTTGTGCCGACGGATCGGGTGTTCTCGGTGTTCGACGGGCCGACCATCGATCGGCCGCTGTATCGCTTTCCGGTGTTCGGCTTCTTCGCGCTGTCGATCGGGGCGGCGGCATTGGGCAACGCGCGCGCCGCGATCGACGACCTCGTCGAGCTCGCCGGCGGCAAGAGGGGACTCGGCGCAACGCGCACGTTGGCGCAGCGTCCGGCGACCCAAGCGGCGGTGGCCACGGCCGAGTCGGCGCTGGGCGCCGCCCGCGCGCTGTACTACGAGGCGATCGACGACGCCTGGCAGGCCAGTCACCAACCTGACGCGGTGCCGGTGGCGATGCGCAGCCGCCTGCGTCTGGCGGCCACGCATGCGGTCCGGACCTCGGCCGACGTGGTGCGCATCATGTATGACCTGGCCGGCGGCAGCGCCATCTACGACGGCGCACCCCTGCAGCGCCGATTCCGCGACGCATTCACGGCGACCGCCCATTTCCAGGTCAACGAGGCATCGCGCGAGCTGCCCGGCCGGGTCCTGCTCGATCAGCCTGCCGACGTGTCGATGCTGTGA
- a CDS encoding patatin-like phospholipase family protein: protein MQIPFADAVLGPLGRRGAALDLIEELEDESIESVDATDLLSAEPALLLQRMENRLVRHQLSAPDVLSSEQLRKLRYILNFARLADFEPGAAGPGSTRGRGDVSIGAEVAPWRSRVADALYGPLREEPDPITALKTARDVLPGLAADQDDQRQVLIERHKNDFSPAELDAEVGYKKLVTVLGGGGGAGFVYIGGMQRLLEAGQVPDYMIGSSFGSIIGSLVSRALPVPIEEYVAWAKTVSYRAILGPERLRRRHGLAGLFAMRFDQFAHAMLSRADGERMRMSDLAIPFDIVVAGVRRQPYAKLPSRFRRPELAALQLRSLPFRPIGIGPVVGMRMWQVAAFIDVRVVKPIIVSGDEPALDFDVVDAASFSSAIPGVLHHETSDPRMVPMLDALCAEEDIAAMVDGGAASNVPIELAWKRVRDGKLGTRNACYLAFDCFHPQWDSRHLWLAPITQAIQLQMVRNLPYADHLVRFEPTLSPVNLAPSVAAIDRACAWGHKSADEAIPVTSALLEPTWWEGDNPPVAGPAVRAKSVASSMSSVMAAIQAPTGRFRRWRNRHLT, encoded by the coding sequence ATGCAGATCCCGTTCGCCGACGCGGTGCTCGGCCCCCTCGGGCGCCGCGGGGCCGCACTTGACCTCATCGAGGAACTCGAGGACGAGAGCATCGAGTCCGTCGACGCCACCGACCTGCTGTCGGCCGAGCCGGCGCTGCTGCTGCAACGGATGGAAAACCGGCTCGTCCGGCACCAGCTATCCGCACCGGACGTGTTGAGCAGCGAGCAGCTGCGCAAGCTGCGCTACATCCTCAACTTCGCCCGGCTGGCCGACTTCGAACCGGGGGCCGCGGGTCCGGGCTCAACGCGCGGGCGCGGAGACGTCTCGATAGGTGCCGAAGTCGCGCCCTGGCGGTCCAGGGTCGCCGACGCCCTGTACGGACCGCTGCGCGAGGAACCAGACCCGATCACGGCCCTGAAGACGGCGCGGGACGTGCTGCCGGGTCTGGCCGCCGACCAGGACGACCAGCGGCAAGTGCTCATCGAGCGCCACAAGAATGACTTCTCCCCGGCCGAACTGGACGCCGAGGTCGGCTACAAGAAGCTCGTCACGGTTCTCGGCGGCGGCGGCGGTGCGGGTTTCGTCTACATCGGCGGCATGCAGCGGCTGCTGGAGGCCGGCCAGGTGCCCGACTACATGATCGGCTCGTCGTTCGGCTCGATCATCGGCAGCCTCGTCAGCCGCGCCCTGCCCGTGCCGATCGAGGAGTACGTCGCGTGGGCGAAGACCGTGTCGTACCGCGCCATCCTCGGGCCCGAGCGCCTGCGCCGCCGCCATGGCCTCGCGGGCCTCTTCGCGATGCGTTTCGACCAGTTCGCCCATGCGATGCTCAGCCGCGCGGATGGCGAACGGATGCGCATGTCGGACTTGGCAATTCCGTTCGACATCGTGGTCGCCGGCGTGCGACGGCAACCCTATGCGAAGCTGCCGTCGCGGTTCCGCCGTCCCGAACTGGCGGCCCTGCAATTGCGATCGCTTCCGTTCCGCCCGATCGGCATCGGCCCGGTGGTGGGCATGCGCATGTGGCAGGTGGCCGCCTTCATCGATGTGCGGGTGGTCAAGCCGATCATCGTCAGTGGCGATGAGCCGGCCCTCGACTTCGACGTCGTCGACGCGGCGTCGTTCTCGTCGGCCATTCCTGGTGTGCTGCACCATGAGACGAGCGACCCTCGCATGGTGCCGATGCTCGACGCCCTGTGCGCCGAGGAGGACATCGCCGCGATGGTCGATGGCGGCGCGGCGAGCAACGTCCCGATCGAGCTGGCGTGGAAGCGGGTCCGGGACGGGAAACTCGGCACCCGCAACGCATGCTATCTGGCCTTCGACTGTTTCCATCCGCAATGGGACTCCCGGCACCTGTGGCTGGCCCCGATCACCCAGGCGATCCAGCTGCAGATGGTGCGCAATCTGCCGTACGCCGATCACCTCGTTCGATTCGAGCCGACACTGTCGCCGGTCAACCTGGCGCCCTCGGTCGCGGCCATCGATCGCGCGTGCGCGTGGGGACACAAGAGTGCCGACGAGGCGATCCCGGTGACATCGGCGCTGTTGGAACCGACATGGTGGGAGGGCGACAACCCGCCGGTCGCCGGGCCGGCGGTGCGGGCGAAGTCGGTGGCATCGTCGATGAGCTCGGTGATGGCCGCGATCCAGGCGCCGACGGGTCGGTTCAGGCGGTGGCGAAACCGCCACCTGACGTGA
- a CDS encoding DUF808 domain-containing protein: protein MSAGLFGLLDDVAALAQLAAASGRATAKAAGVVIDDTAVTPQYIHGIAAERELPIVKRIALGSLRNKLLFILPGALLLSQFVPWLLTPLLMIGATYLCHEGAEKAWGTIRGHDRRAAPLAAEHDVVTGAIRTDFVLSAEIMVIALNEVADQAFVPRLIILVVVALVITVGVYGVVAAIVKMDDVGLHLSQTAARFGGALGRGLVAGMPKLLSALSAIGTVVMLWVGGHILLVGSDQLGWHAPYGVVHHAVESVGAVLAWLVNNGISAVIGLAVGAVAVAVMHLLRAVSTRNSAGEVGR, encoded by the coding sequence ATGAGTGCGGGTCTGTTCGGACTCCTAGACGACGTCGCGGCGCTGGCACAGCTGGCCGCCGCAAGCGGTCGCGCGACCGCAAAGGCCGCCGGCGTGGTCATTGACGACACCGCGGTGACCCCGCAATACATCCATGGCATCGCCGCCGAGCGCGAGTTGCCCATCGTCAAACGCATCGCGCTCGGCTCCCTGCGCAACAAGCTGCTGTTCATCCTGCCCGGCGCGTTGCTGCTCAGTCAGTTCGTCCCGTGGCTGCTGACCCCGCTGCTGATGATCGGCGCCACGTATCTGTGCCACGAGGGCGCCGAGAAGGCGTGGGGCACGATCCGCGGTCATGACCGCCGGGCCGCGCCGCTGGCCGCCGAGCATGACGTGGTGACCGGGGCGATCCGAACCGACTTCGTCCTGTCGGCCGAGATCATGGTGATCGCCCTCAACGAGGTGGCCGACCAGGCGTTCGTGCCGCGGCTCATCATCCTCGTGGTCGTCGCCTTGGTCATCACGGTCGGGGTGTACGGCGTCGTGGCCGCGATCGTCAAGATGGACGACGTGGGCCTGCACCTCTCCCAGACCGCAGCACGATTCGGTGGGGCGCTCGGCCGCGGCCTGGTCGCCGGGATGCCCAAGCTGCTCTCGGCGCTCTCAGCGATCGGGACGGTGGTGATGCTCTGGGTCGGCGGCCACATACTGCTGGTCGGCAGCGACCAGCTCGGCTGGCACGCCCCCTACGGCGTGGTGCACCACGCCGTCGAGTCCGTCGGCGCCGTGCTGGCCTGGCTGGTCAACAACGGTATTTCGGCGGTGATTGGATTGGCCGTCGGGGCTGTAGCGGTCGCGGTCATGCACCTGCTGCGCGCCGTTTCGACGCGTAACTCGGCAGGCGAGGTTGGCAGATGA
- a CDS encoding TIGR03619 family F420-dependent LLM class oxidoreductase yields MTHRPEISLHLCTYSEDPNHDWNATLDTARAMDAAGVDRVMVSDHIAFGENLAAYANPAVGGTVGGRQPTGPDGNWLEPLVFLTALATTTTRIRLGTGVLLAALRRPVVLAKQLATIDVLSGGRVDLGVGIGWQREEYEAAGLPFERRGRLLDHTLEVCQALWTQQRAAYRSPELSFAGIHQMPKPVQSGGIPVWVSGTVNAAVARRLSRFGNRWIPWGPAISDLQGAIPAMKRAIADVGGDPSDLHVQGSANLVKGPDGAIDVHATVAPVPQILADGGTDIRFAGSLPTDPLEATELLSALVRAFRDVTR; encoded by the coding sequence ATGACACATCGTCCGGAGATCTCGCTGCACCTGTGCACCTACAGCGAAGATCCGAACCACGACTGGAACGCGACGCTTGACACCGCTCGCGCCATGGATGCCGCTGGCGTGGACCGGGTGATGGTGTCGGACCACATCGCGTTCGGCGAGAACCTCGCCGCCTACGCCAACCCAGCGGTCGGGGGAACCGTCGGTGGCAGGCAACCGACCGGGCCCGACGGTAACTGGCTGGAACCCCTTGTCTTCCTGACCGCGCTGGCTACCACCACGACGCGCATTCGGCTCGGAACCGGAGTCCTGCTCGCGGCGCTGAGACGGCCGGTCGTGCTGGCCAAGCAATTGGCGACCATCGACGTGTTGTCCGGCGGGCGGGTCGACCTCGGCGTGGGCATCGGCTGGCAACGTGAGGAGTACGAAGCCGCGGGCCTGCCGTTCGAGCGCCGAGGACGCCTGCTCGACCACACGCTGGAGGTCTGCCAGGCGCTGTGGACCCAGCAACGCGCCGCCTACCGCTCACCCGAACTGTCCTTCGCCGGCATTCACCAGATGCCGAAGCCGGTGCAATCCGGCGGCATACCGGTCTGGGTCAGCGGCACTGTCAACGCCGCCGTCGCCCGACGGCTGAGCAGATTCGGAAACCGTTGGATCCCTTGGGGCCCCGCGATCAGCGACCTCCAGGGCGCCATCCCGGCCATGAAGCGGGCGATCGCCGACGTCGGAGGGGACCCGAGCGACCTGCACGTCCAGGGCTCCGCCAATTTGGTAAAGGGCCCCGATGGTGCCATCGACGTGCACGCCACAGTTGCCCCGGTGCCGCAGATCCTGGCGGACGGCGGCACCGACATCCGCTTCGCCGGATCGCTACCGACGGATCCCCTCGAAGCGACCGAGCTGCTGTCGGCGCTGGTGCGTGCCTTCCGGGACGTCACTCGGTGA
- a CDS encoding MspA family porin — translation MPISAVVRRAAVLAVWLVVSMTAPSAGAQPDAEPPPGAVPPADGAVPPGAPVRVNTPDGWILALGAKDERHVAVPPLTTATSSREYLSSGIFGASLAGPESPRGYLEAGYEIGCGIDMSTSNGVVTANGSGVAPSIASELPLGPGQPPVVIPLITGSYNNVVSVGLKPGFVVIVPVVRKEFHGANPWIMIHDFHVKIDGCVGQSFIRSYSTLTRITDESDVVLSYVGTTKAL, via the coding sequence ATGCCGATTTCCGCGGTCGTTCGTCGTGCTGCGGTTCTCGCCGTCTGGCTGGTCGTATCGATGACCGCGCCTTCGGCAGGTGCGCAACCGGACGCCGAACCCCCTCCCGGTGCGGTGCCACCGGCCGACGGGGCCGTACCCCCTGGAGCACCGGTCAGGGTGAACACACCCGACGGCTGGATACTGGCCCTCGGCGCGAAGGACGAGAGACACGTTGCCGTGCCGCCGCTGACCACCGCGACGTCGTCTCGTGAATACCTTTCCAGCGGAATATTCGGCGCTTCGCTAGCCGGGCCGGAATCCCCTCGAGGCTACCTCGAAGCGGGTTACGAGATCGGCTGCGGGATCGACATGAGCACGTCCAACGGCGTCGTCACGGCAAATGGCAGCGGTGTGGCTCCATCTATTGCCTCGGAGCTGCCGCTGGGACCTGGTCAGCCGCCGGTTGTCATACCGCTGATCACCGGGTCGTACAACAACGTGGTCAGCGTGGGGCTCAAGCCCGGGTTCGTCGTCATCGTGCCGGTGGTCAGGAAAGAGTTCCATGGTGCAAATCCTTGGATCATGATCCACGACTTCCACGTCAAGATCGACGGATGCGTCGGCCAGTCGTTCATCCGCTCCTATTCGACCCTGACTCGCATTACCGATGAATCCGACGTGGTGCTGTCCTACGTCGGCACCACCAAGGCCCTCTGA
- a CDS encoding winged helix-turn-helix transcriptional regulator, protein MPIADLSHRFEGESVGRALELVGERWTLLILREAFFGVQRYGQLARNLNIPRPTLSSRLRTLVDVGLLNRVPYSRDPERHEYRLTDAGRELFGAIVVLMRWGDEHLPHPGGPPILLRHHTCGEFVDPRLICARCGDEITARNVTPEAGPGFRDKLASP, encoded by the coding sequence ATGCCCATCGCCGACCTGTCCCACCGCTTCGAAGGCGAATCGGTCGGCCGCGCACTTGAGTTGGTCGGCGAGCGCTGGACGCTGCTCATCCTGCGCGAGGCGTTCTTCGGGGTGCAACGCTACGGTCAGCTCGCTCGCAACCTCAACATTCCGCGGCCCACGCTGTCATCGCGGTTGCGCACGCTCGTCGATGTGGGCCTGCTGAACCGGGTGCCGTACTCGCGTGATCCCGAGCGTCACGAGTACCGTCTCACCGACGCGGGACGCGAACTCTTCGGAGCGATAGTCGTCCTGATGCGGTGGGGGGACGAACATTTGCCGCACCCAGGCGGGCCACCCATTCTGCTGCGGCACCACACGTGCGGAGAGTTCGTCGATCCCCGCCTGATCTGCGCCCGTTGCGGCGACGAGATCACGGCGCGAAACGTGACACCCGAAGCCGGACCGGGCTTCCGCGACAAGCTGGCGTCGCCGTAA
- a CDS encoding DUF732 domain-containing protein — MAEPGPAPDEPAAADGGETVGVPNPLPTDAVELAWSGDDGGAIEPAIEPALDDEIHGDVEHEPAAAHQSWRATWSRAATIFVIGVGLGALVLGVWALTRPRSATNAVEPAPGPSASATTSAPGAAPSSIASTPDQDSRYLQALNDQGISFANPEAAIYNGKTVCQNIGQGMTVQQVVAAFRASSPAFSDNADHFVAISVRAYCPQNNNLVAGF, encoded by the coding sequence ATGGCCGAGCCGGGCCCGGCCCCCGACGAACCAGCCGCAGCCGACGGTGGCGAGACCGTCGGCGTGCCCAATCCCTTACCTACCGATGCCGTCGAGCTCGCGTGGTCGGGCGACGATGGCGGTGCCATCGAGCCGGCCATCGAGCCCGCCCTCGACGACGAAATCCACGGCGACGTCGAGCACGAACCGGCGGCCGCCCACCAGTCATGGCGGGCTACCTGGAGCAGGGCCGCCACCATCTTCGTGATCGGTGTCGGGTTGGGGGCACTCGTTTTGGGGGTTTGGGCGTTAACCAGGCCGCGGTCTGCCACCAACGCAGTGGAGCCGGCGCCTGGGCCGTCCGCATCGGCGACGACGTCGGCGCCGGGCGCCGCCCCCTCGTCGATCGCATCCACACCGGACCAGGACAGCAGGTACCTTCAGGCGCTCAACGACCAAGGCATCTCGTTCGCCAATCCCGAGGCGGCCATCTACAACGGCAAGACGGTGTGTCAGAACATCGGCCAAGGGATGACGGTGCAACAGGTCGTGGCGGCGTTTCGGGCTAGCAGTCCCGCGTTCAGCGACAACGCCGATCACTTCGTGGCCATCTCCGTTCGCGCGTACTGCCCGCAAAACAACAATCTGGTGGCGGGGTTCTGA
- a CDS encoding NADP-dependent oxidoreductase, which yields MTLVNTVCRLAARPIGLPKPSDFEVVDQPAGDPADGEFLVRVEYLSVDPAMRTWMNAGRSYVPPVEIGEVMRAGGIGRVIDSRHPDFAAGDEVYGVFGVQRYAVSDGTGVTPVDTSVAPAPVHLGALGIGGLTAYFGLLDVGRPQPGQTVAVSGAAGSVGSIAGQIARINGCRTIGIAGGADKCRWLVDELGFDAAIDYQAVDLRTQLKMHAPNGIDVFFDNVGGAVLEAALSRLARGARVVICGAISQYNAAGELRGPANYMQLLVARASMTGFVVFDYADRYAEALAQLANWLGHGELRSREQVVHGGVGDFPEVLLALFRGDNTGKLVLALDGRSSRRRGGLVGQSA from the coding sequence GTGACCCTTGTCAACACCGTGTGCCGTCTGGCGGCCCGTCCGATCGGCCTGCCGAAGCCCTCGGATTTCGAGGTCGTCGACCAGCCCGCCGGGGATCCGGCGGACGGCGAGTTCCTGGTTCGGGTCGAATACCTATCGGTCGATCCGGCGATGCGGACGTGGATGAACGCGGGGCGGTCGTACGTGCCGCCCGTCGAGATCGGCGAGGTGATGCGCGCCGGCGGCATCGGGCGCGTCATCGACTCGCGTCACCCGGATTTCGCGGCCGGCGACGAGGTGTATGGCGTGTTCGGGGTGCAGCGTTACGCGGTTTCCGACGGGACTGGCGTGACTCCGGTGGACACCTCCGTCGCACCCGCGCCGGTCCATTTGGGCGCTCTCGGAATCGGTGGCTTGACGGCCTACTTCGGACTGCTCGATGTTGGTCGCCCGCAGCCGGGCCAAACCGTCGCCGTCTCCGGTGCCGCCGGTTCGGTGGGCAGCATCGCCGGCCAGATCGCCCGGATCAACGGCTGCCGTACGATCGGCATCGCCGGTGGCGCGGACAAGTGTCGCTGGCTGGTGGACGAGCTCGGATTCGACGCCGCCATCGACTACCAGGCGGTTGATCTGCGGACGCAGCTAAAGATGCACGCCCCCAATGGAATTGACGTCTTCTTCGACAACGTCGGGGGAGCGGTTCTGGAGGCTGCGCTGTCGCGGCTGGCCCGTGGCGCGCGCGTTGTCATCTGTGGGGCCATCTCGCAGTACAACGCCGCCGGCGAGCTACGCGGACCGGCCAACTACATGCAGCTGCTGGTCGCACGGGCATCGATGACCGGCTTCGTCGTCTTCGACTACGCCGACCGATATGCCGAAGCCCTTGCGCAGCTGGCGAATTGGCTGGGCCACGGTGAGTTGCGTTCGCGTGAGCAGGTCGTGCACGGCGGCGTCGGCGACTTTCCTGAGGTTCTGTTGGCGTTGTTTCGCGGTGATAACACCGGCAAGCTGGTCCTCGCGCTCGATGGCCGTTCCTCGCGTCGCCGGGGAGGCCTTGTGGGCCAGTCCGCATAG
- a CDS encoding M15 family metallopeptidase, with translation MLVQCAAAPPPHAARASTSVAPSPSGPASSSSAPPAPAGGTVAPVTAAELGATWRPGCPVEPGQLRRVTVEHIGFDGQTHRGQLIVHEDLVREVIEIFEQLYRLGYPVDKIRTVDNYPAADDELSMEDDNTSAFNCRTIPGSDQWSPHAYGRAIDLNPLLNPCIYASGAFEPRNAAAYLDRSRADPGLLHNGDPAEHVFTDRGWQWGGYWPTPTDYQHFERP, from the coding sequence ATGCTGGTGCAGTGCGCCGCCGCCCCGCCACCTCATGCGGCCAGAGCATCAACGTCTGTCGCCCCGTCACCGTCAGGCCCCGCGTCGTCGTCCAGCGCCCCGCCTGCGCCTGCCGGTGGGACCGTGGCGCCGGTCACCGCCGCCGAACTCGGCGCGACCTGGCGGCCCGGTTGTCCCGTCGAACCCGGGCAGCTGCGTCGGGTCACCGTCGAGCACATCGGTTTTGACGGCCAGACCCACCGCGGCCAGCTGATCGTGCACGAAGACCTGGTGCGGGAAGTCATCGAGATCTTCGAGCAGCTTTACCGATTGGGCTATCCCGTCGACAAAATCCGCACGGTCGATAACTACCCGGCCGCCGACGATGAGCTATCGATGGAGGACGACAACACTTCGGCGTTCAACTGCCGAACCATCCCGGGAAGCGACCAATGGTCTCCTCACGCTTACGGTCGGGCTATCGACCTCAATCCGCTCCTCAACCCGTGCATCTACGCCAGCGGCGCATTCGAACCGCGGAACGCGGCGGCCTACCTGGACCGCAGCCGCGCCGACCCCGGACTCTTGCACAACGGCGACCCAGCCGAGCACGTCTTCACAGATCGTGGCTGGCAATGGGGTGGCTACTGGCCAACTCCCACCGACTACCAGCACTTCGAGCGGCCCTAA